Proteins from a single region of Candidatus Puniceispirillum marinum IMCC1322:
- a CDS encoding type II toxin-antitoxin system HicA family toxin — protein MASSKRTLKVREVIAALEKHGFTQEPAKGSHRKFKKAGHPGHVIVSGKSGSDVIQQTLKSMIAQSGLPDACLYGECDC, from the coding sequence ATGGCATCATCAAAACGCACATTAAAAGTCCGTGAAGTCATCGCCGCGCTAGAAAAGCATGGTTTTACTCAAGAACCCGCCAAAGGCTCACATCGCAAATTCAAAAAGGCGGGTCATCCTGGCCATGTGATTGTGTCTGGCAAATCTGGTAGCGACGTGATCCAGCAAACATTGAAATCCATGATCGCCCAATCTGGCTTGCCTGACGCTTGTTTATATGGTGAATGTGACTGTTAA
- a CDS encoding tetratricopeptide repeat protein yields the protein MTTRPFTITSIHIPDPSRYGNARRTVAMMRGIVIALILCVLAIPFVTEAEAGTLPQDTSKQITTLRQQAAAGSAIAQFRLGEAFQRGQHVPQDMTTAHHYYSLAATQGHIRAQFRLGFLYERGLGVKQNFATAARFYHQAAHHNHPVAQHNLAILFAHGRGVKRNLQHAYGWARMAEINARQISTHPTRSHKPLSADFHAKLDKLLSRLRTRLSDGQITRAEWHIQLASGIPT from the coding sequence ATGACCACAAGACCCTTTACCATTACCAGCATTCACATTCCCGACCCCAGCCGCTATGGAAATGCGCGCCGCACGGTGGCGATGATGCGCGGCATTGTTATCGCGCTGATCCTGTGTGTGCTGGCGATCCCCTTTGTGACCGAGGCCGAAGCTGGCACCTTACCGCAGGACACCAGCAAGCAGATCACCACCCTCCGCCAGCAGGCCGCCGCCGGCTCGGCAATCGCGCAATTCCGGCTTGGCGAGGCGTTTCAGCGCGGCCAGCATGTGCCGCAAGACATGACCACAGCGCATCATTATTACAGCCTAGCCGCCACCCAGGGGCATATACGCGCGCAATTCCGGCTTGGCTTTCTGTATGAACGCGGGCTTGGCGTGAAGCAGAATTTTGCCACAGCGGCACGTTTCTATCATCAGGCGGCGCATCACAACCACCCCGTTGCCCAGCATAATCTGGCGATCCTGTTTGCGCATGGCCGCGGCGTAAAGCGCAATCTGCAGCATGCCTATGGCTGGGCGCGCATGGCCGAAATCAACGCCCGCCAGATCAGCACGCACCCGACCAGATCGCATAAGCCTTTATCGGCAGATTTTCATGCCAAGCTGGACAAGCTGTTATCGCGTCTGCGCACCCGCCTGAGCGATGGCCAGATCACCCGCGCCGAATGGCATATCCAGCTGGCGAGCGGCATCCCGACATGA
- the sufC gene encoding Fe-S cluster assembly ATPase SufC has product MTALLEIRDLHASVGDTPILKGINLTINAGEIHAIMGPNGSGKSTMSYVLSGRNGYEVTSGDVLMNGVSMLEMEPDERARAGMFLAFQYPVELPGVGGMSFLRAAVNARRIEAGEDEVDQLEFVKMVRAKAKILGINDEMLKRAVNVGFSGGEKKRYEILQMALLEPMMAVLDETDSGLDVDALKIVSEGVNLLRDPARSMLVITHYQRLLDYIVPDYVHILAGGKIRKSGDKSLALEVEEQGYAGIDDAA; this is encoded by the coding sequence ATGACAGCTTTACTTGAAATCAGGGATCTACACGCATCGGTTGGCGATACACCGATCCTGAAAGGTATTAATCTGACGATTAATGCTGGCGAAATACACGCCATCATGGGGCCGAACGGGTCGGGCAAAAGCACGATGTCCTATGTACTTTCTGGCCGTAATGGTTATGAGGTGACAAGCGGCGATGTTTTGATGAATGGCGTGTCGATGCTGGAAATGGAACCCGATGAACGCGCCCGGGCGGGCATGTTTTTGGCGTTTCAATATCCGGTCGAATTGCCTGGTGTCGGCGGCATGAGCTTTTTGCGCGCGGCCGTCAACGCGCGGCGGATTGAGGCTGGTGAGGATGAAGTTGATCAGCTTGAATTTGTCAAAATGGTGCGCGCCAAGGCCAAAATTCTGGGCATTAATGACGAGATGCTGAAGCGGGCGGTCAATGTCGGCTTTTCAGGCGGTGAAAAGAAACGCTATGAAATTCTGCAGATGGCCTTGCTTGAACCGATGATGGCGGTGCTTGATGAAACCGATTCCGGCCTTGATGTTGATGCGCTGAAGATCGTGTCGGAAGGGGTTAATCTGTTGCGTGATCCAGCGCGCTCGATGCTGGTGATTACGCATTATCAGCGTTTGCTGGATTATATCGTGCCTGATTATGTGCATATTCTGGCAGGTGGTAAAATCCGTAAATCTGGCGATAAGTCGCTGGCACTTGAAGTAGAGGAGCAGGGCTATGCTGGCATCGACGATGCAGCCTAA
- a CDS encoding ABCB family ABC transporter ATP-binding protein/permease, with amino-acid sequence MSDPKSKKIITLLAGLARYTIPRGNWRVRGRITAAFACLMAAKGSNIITPLMYGAAVDLVNGDQGFAMSALMWVVAGYALARLGQQVFSEAKQYLFASVAQRAVRGAALNAFRYLHKLSLQFHLDRQTGGLTRSIDRGAKGIEFLLTIAFFEVLPLFVEMLFVSAILWSMFGFFYAAVTFVTVMAYVIFTIKVTEWRIRFRREMNNADESAATRAVDSMLNYETVKYFNAEEVEAERYDTAMRKYEIMAVKSRTSLSVVNIGQGAVIAIGLMAMMGMAGLDIQRGLLTVGDFVIVNTYLLQLYLPLNFLGWVYRELRQSLVDMERMFKLLDEEPDIADKPDAGDLAVGGGELVFDNVHFAYADRPILKGVSFRVPPGKRTAIVGPSGSGKTTISRLLFRFYDPNEGSICLDGQDLRDVSQSSLRSVIGVVPQDTVMFNSTIGYNIGYGRHDASQADIEAAAKAAAIDGFISKLPDGYDTRVGERGLKLSGGEKQRVAIARAILKKPAIFLFDEATSALDSRTEKDIQRSLNDISRSQTTLVIAHRLSTVVDADEILVLADGEICERGTHRQLLAKNGLYAMMWQRQSDGFIDDDLTKDYDGSSDYDGVGDRPQEVIS; translated from the coding sequence ATGTCAGACCCGAAGTCAAAGAAAATCATTACGCTGCTTGCCGGTTTGGCGCGTTACACAATACCGCGTGGTAACTGGCGTGTGCGTGGCCGTATAACGGCGGCCTTTGCCTGTCTTATGGCGGCAAAAGGGTCAAATATAATAACCCCGCTTATGTATGGTGCGGCGGTTGATCTGGTCAATGGTGATCAGGGATTTGCGATGTCGGCCCTAATGTGGGTCGTGGCAGGTTATGCACTGGCACGGCTTGGCCAGCAGGTATTCAGCGAAGCCAAGCAATATCTGTTTGCCAGCGTTGCCCAGCGTGCGGTGCGCGGTGCCGCCTTGAATGCCTTTCGGTATCTGCATAAATTGTCATTGCAGTTTCATCTTGATCGGCAGACAGGCGGCCTGACAAGGTCGATTGATCGCGGTGCCAAAGGTATTGAATTTCTGCTGACCATCGCCTTTTTCGAGGTGTTGCCCCTATTTGTCGAAATGCTGTTTGTCAGTGCCATTCTGTGGTCGATGTTCGGATTTTTCTATGCGGCGGTGACATTCGTGACGGTGATGGCCTATGTGATCTTCACGATCAAGGTGACCGAATGGCGGATACGGTTCCGGCGTGAGATGAATAATGCTGATGAAAGCGCTGCGACACGCGCGGTTGATTCGATGCTGAATTACGAAACAGTCAAATATTTCAATGCCGAAGAGGTTGAAGCCGAGCGTTATGATACGGCGATGCGCAAATATGAAATCATGGCGGTCAAATCACGTACGTCATTGTCGGTGGTCAATATCGGACAGGGGGCGGTTATTGCCATTGGTCTGATGGCGATGATGGGGATGGCAGGTCTGGATATCCAGCGCGGATTGCTGACCGTGGGTGATTTTGTGATCGTGAATACCTATCTGTTACAGCTCTATCTGCCGCTTAATTTTCTGGGCTGGGTCTATCGGGAGTTACGCCAGTCGCTGGTCGATATGGAACGTATGTTCAAATTGCTGGATGAAGAACCCGATATTGCCGACAAGCCGGATGCTGGCGATCTGGCTGTTGGCGGCGGTGAGTTGGTCTTTGACAATGTGCATTTTGCCTATGCTGACCGGCCTATTCTCAAAGGTGTCAGCTTTCGTGTGCCGCCAGGCAAGCGTACCGCCATTGTTGGCCCAAGCGGGTCTGGCAAAACGACGATTTCGCGGCTGCTATTCCGCTTTTATGATCCGAATGAAGGCAGTATCTGTCTGGATGGGCAGGATCTGCGCGATGTATCGCAAAGTTCACTCCGCAGTGTCATTGGCGTGGTGCCGCAGGATACGGTCATGTTTAATTCGACGATTGGCTATAATATCGGCTATGGCCGGCATGATGCCAGCCAGGCCGACATCGAAGCGGCGGCCAAGGCGGCGGCGATTGATGGCTTTATCAGCAAATTACCCGATGGCTATGACACCCGCGTTGGTGAACGTGGGCTAAAACTGTCTGGCGGTGAAAAACAGCGCGTTGCGATTGCCCGCGCGATTTTGAAAAAGCCTGCGATCTTTCTGTTTGATGAAGCCACATCGGCGCTGGATAGCCGCACCGAAAAGGATATTCAGCGTTCGCTGAATGATATTTCACGAAGCCAGACAACATTGGTTATTGCACACCGGCTTTCGACGGTTGTCGATGCTGACGAAATTCTGGTGCTGGCTGATGGTGAAATATGTGAGCGTGGGACGCATCGCCAGCTTCTGGCCAAAAACGGGCTTTATGCCATGATGTGGCAACGCCAGTCTGATGGTTTCATAGATGATGATCTGACGAAAGATTATGATGGCAGTTCTGACTATGACGGTGTCGGCGATAGGCCGCAAGAGGTCATAAGCTGA
- the rpmF gene encoding 50S ribosomal protein L32, with protein MAVPKSKITKSKRNMRRAHDALSSDAYVEDKTTGELHRPHHIDLKTGMYRGKQVLKVKDRI; from the coding sequence ATGGCTGTTCCAAAAAGTAAGATCACCAAATCAAAGCGGAATATGCGCCGCGCCCATGATGCGCTGAGCAGTGACGCCTATGTCGAAGATAAAACAACTGGCGAATTGCACCGCCCGCATCATATCGACCTGAAAACCGGTATGTATCGCGGCAAGCAGGTGCTTAAAGTCAAAGATCGCATCTAA
- a CDS encoding cysteine desulfurase — MTDNLALKTAVFDSDAIRADFPILSREIHGKPLVYLDSAASAQKPHQVMDALMSAYTDTYSNVHRGLHFLSEASTDAYEAVRQKVAGFIGAPSPDEIVLTSGATMALNMIAHSWALPRLQAGDEILISIAEHHANIVPWQMVAERTGAVLRAFPMDEDGSFSMQAMTEMTSEKTRIISISHVSNVLGTVYPLAEIAKLAKSVDALFVVDGCQGVVHMPVDVTALGCDFYVFSAHKLYGPNGVGVLWGRSEILADMPPFMGGGDMIDRVTIEKSTYAAPPHRFEAGTPAIAEVIALGAAVDYVESIGMAAIRAHEQDVLSYAHQRLSAVEGLNIIGTAVGKSGVVSFTMDCAHPHDISTIIDRDGVAIRAGHHCAQPLMDYLDVSSTARASVGVYTTKSEFDALATSLEKVVRIFS; from the coding sequence ATGACCGATAATCTAGCGCTTAAAACGGCGGTCTTTGATAGTGACGCGATCCGCGCTGACTTTCCGATCCTGTCACGCGAAATTCATGGCAAGCCGTTGGTATATCTGGATTCAGCCGCCTCGGCACAAAAACCGCATCAGGTGATGGATGCTTTGATGTCTGCCTATACGGATACCTATTCGAATGTGCATCGTGGTTTGCATTTTCTATCCGAGGCCTCAACCGATGCCTATGAAGCTGTACGCCAGAAAGTTGCCGGATTTATCGGCGCCCCGTCACCCGACGAGATTGTGCTGACCTCTGGCGCGACCATGGCCTTGAACATGATTGCGCATAGCTGGGCTTTGCCCCGTTTGCAGGCAGGTGATGAGATTCTTATCAGCATTGCCGAACATCACGCCAATATCGTGCCATGGCAGATGGTTGCCGAACGTACCGGTGCCGTGTTGCGTGCCTTTCCGATGGATGAAGATGGCAGCTTTTCGATGCAGGCCATGACCGAGATGACCAGTGAAAAGACACGGATCATTTCGATATCGCATGTATCGAATGTGCTGGGTACGGTTTATCCGCTGGCCGAGATTGCCAAGCTGGCAAAATCGGTTGATGCGTTATTTGTCGTTGATGGCTGTCAGGGCGTTGTCCATATGCCAGTTGATGTGACCGCGCTGGGATGTGATTTCTATGTGTTTTCAGCGCATAAATTATATGGCCCTAATGGCGTTGGCGTGCTGTGGGGCAGGTCTGAGATTCTGGCTGATATGCCGCCCTTCATGGGTGGCGGCGACATGATTGATCGTGTCACCATTGAGAAAAGCACCTATGCCGCGCCGCCACATCGCTTTGAAGCGGGGACGCCAGCGATTGCCGAAGTTATTGCGCTGGGCGCGGCGGTTGATTATGTTGAATCAATCGGGATGGCGGCGATACGGGCGCATGAACAGGACGTTCTGTCCTATGCGCATCAGCGTCTAAGTGCGGTTGAGGGGCTCAATATCATTGGTACGGCGGTTGGTAAATCGGGCGTTGTGTCATTTACGATGGATTGTGCGCATCCGCATGATATTTCGACGATCATTGACCGTGATGGTGTTGCGATAAGGGCAGGGCATCATTGCGCCCAGCCGTTAATGGATTATCTGGATGTATCGTCAACAGCGCGGGCGTCGGTTGGTGTTTACACCACTAAAAGTGAATTTGACGCGCTGGCAACATCATTGGAAAAAGTGGTACGTATTTTCAGCTAG
- a CDS encoding DUF59 domain-containing protein, with protein sequence MNDQIDEQKDEDVDNPYKASASVNIPSHMRSAEDNKLARENDSGYLGPGLPEFLNFGANTSSEGDGFRATAGSPLEAPQGQADAVAIEDALKSVHDPEIPVNIFDLGLIYDVIRQDNGDVDITMSLTAPGCPVAGEMPGQVAEAVAKVDSVGSVSVELVWDPAWTPERMSDDAKLALDW encoded by the coding sequence ATGAACGATCAGATTGATGAGCAGAAGGATGAGGATGTGGACAATCCCTATAAAGCATCTGCATCCGTAAATATTCCAAGTCATATGCGTTCAGCCGAGGACAATAAGCTGGCGCGTGAAAATGACAGTGGTTATCTGGGGCCGGGGTTACCCGAATTTCTGAATTTTGGTGCCAATACGTCGAGCGAAGGTGATGGGTTCCGTGCAACGGCAGGTAGCCCGCTTGAAGCACCGCAAGGACAGGCTGACGCGGTGGCGATTGAAGATGCGCTGAAATCAGTGCATGATCCTGAGATACCGGTTAATATTTTTGATCTAGGTCTTATATATGATGTGATAAGGCAGGATAATGGCGATGTCGATATCACAATGTCACTGACCGCGCCCGGATGCCCCGTGGCAGGCGAAATGCCAGGCCAAGTTGCCGAAGCGGTGGCAAAGGTTGATAGCGTTGGCAGTGTGAGTGTCGAGCTTGTGTGGGATCCAGCATGGACGCCCGAGCGCATGAGCGATGATGCAAAGCTGGCGCTTGACTGGTAG
- a CDS encoding SUF system Fe-S cluster assembly regulator — protein sequence MIRLNRMTDYAIVVLGALAHKRDETVATALLAELTGLKQPTVAKVAKNLVAADLLVTQRGVNGGYRLVRPARSISLVDIVEAMEGPIAVTDCVDGAPDPCAVTHCCFMANNWNRVNLAIRGALEAVTLEDLTDPAQLFPVRMSADQMADDDPQDNNASYVERMN from the coding sequence ATGATCAGGCTGAACCGGATGACAGATTACGCGATTGTCGTGCTTGGCGCATTGGCGCATAAGCGCGATGAAACCGTGGCGACCGCGTTACTGGCCGAACTGACCGGGTTGAAACAGCCAACCGTGGCCAAGGTGGCCAAAAACCTCGTGGCGGCCGATCTGCTGGTCACGCAACGCGGGGTGAATGGGGGGTATCGGCTGGTCCGGCCTGCGCGGTCGATTTCGCTGGTTGATATTGTCGAAGCGATGGAAGGCCCGATCGCGGTGACCGATTGCGTCGATGGCGCGCCAGATCCATGCGCGGTGACGCATTGCTGTTTCATGGCAAATAACTGGAACCGGGTCAATCTGGCAATCCGCGGCGCGCTTGAGGCGGTGACGCTGGAGGATCTGACCGATCCGGCGCAATTGTTTCCGGTGCGGATGTCGGCAGATCAGATGGCCGATGATGACCCGCAAGATAATAATGCGTCTTATGTAGAGCGCATGAATTAG
- a CDS encoding HesB/IscA family protein, whose amino-acid sequence MFDPNKPIVTLTDKAALHVQSLMNKAESDVIGLRVGIKTTGCSGMQYDVQFATEQKPFEDKVEEKGVTLFIDPTAVMFLIGSEMDWQEDKFAARFVFNNPNEIARCGCGESFSVAS is encoded by the coding sequence ATGTTTGACCCGAATAAACCGATCGTCACTTTGACGGATAAGGCGGCACTGCATGTTCAAAGCCTGATGAACAAGGCTGAGAGCGATGTTATCGGTCTGCGGGTGGGTATCAAGACCACCGGTTGTTCAGGTATGCAATATGATGTCCAATTTGCGACCGAGCAAAAACCGTTTGAAGATAAGGTTGAAGAAAAAGGCGTGACTTTATTCATTGATCCAACAGCCGTGATGTTTCTGATCGGGTCGGAGATGGATTGGCAGGAAGATAAATTTGCCGCGCGTTTTGTCTTTAATAATCCCAATGAAATTGCCCGTTGTGGGTGCGGCGAAAGCTTTTCTGTCGCGTCATAG
- the sufB gene encoding Fe-S cluster assembly protein SufB, protein MAATTQTIEQMEAATGKYKYGFVTDIESDKAPKGLNEDIIRFISAKKDEPEWMLAWRLKAYKKWLTMESPDWAKLDIDPIDYQDVYYYSAPKDSEKLKSLDEVDPELLATYEKLGIPLNEQKMLAGVAVDAVFDSVSVATTFRGELAKVGVIFCPISEAIRDYPDLVKKYMGSVVPVADNYFSALNSAVFTDGSFVYIPKGVRCPMELSTYFRINEQNTGQFERTLIIAEDESYVSYLEGCTAPQRDENQLHAAVVELVAMQDAEIKYSTVQNWYPGDENGKGGIYNFVTKRGACRGDRSKISWTQVETGSAITWKYPSCILQGKESVGEFYSVALTNNMQQADTGTKMIHIGEGSRSTIISKGISAGKSQNCYRGLVRMQPGAENARNFTQCDSLLVGDKCGAHTVPYIVSRNPSAKIEHEATTSRISEDQLFYCLQRGINEEDAVSLIVNGFCKEVMKELPMEFAVEAQKLIGISLEGSVG, encoded by the coding sequence ATGGCGGCAACAACCCAAACCATCGAACAGATGGAAGCGGCAACAGGCAAATATAAATACGGATTTGTCACCGATATCGAAAGCGATAAGGCACCCAAAGGCCTTAACGAAGATATCATCCGCTTTATTTCGGCCAAAAAGGACGAGCCAGAATGGATGCTGGCCTGGCGGCTGAAAGCCTATAAAAAATGGCTGACGATGGAATCACCCGACTGGGCGAAGCTAGATATTGATCCGATTGATTATCAGGATGTGTATTATTATTCGGCGCCGAAAGATTCTGAAAAGCTGAAATCGCTTGATGAGGTCGATCCGGAATTGCTCGCTACCTATGAAAAGCTGGGAATTCCGCTGAATGAGCAGAAAATGCTGGCTGGCGTGGCAGTTGATGCGGTGTTTGATTCAGTATCGGTAGCGACGACCTTTCGCGGTGAACTGGCCAAGGTGGGGGTTATTTTCTGCCCGATTTCCGAAGCCATCCGCGATTATCCCGATCTGGTCAAAAAATATATGGGGTCAGTGGTACCTGTTGCCGATAATTATTTCTCGGCGCTGAACAGCGCGGTGTTCACCGATGGATCATTCGTCTATATCCCGAAAGGCGTGCGCTGCCCGATGGAGCTATCGACCTATTTCCGGATCAATGAACAGAATACCGGCCAGTTCGAACGGACGCTGATTATCGCCGAGGACGAATCCTATGTCAGCTATCTCGAAGGCTGTACCGCACCGCAACGCGATGAAAACCAGCTACATGCGGCGGTTGTCGAACTGGTCGCGATGCAGGATGCCGAAATCAAATATTCAACCGTGCAGAACTGGTATCCGGGCGATGAAAACGGCAAAGGCGGGATCTATAATTTTGTCACCAAACGTGGCGCCTGTCGCGGTGATCGGTCAAAGATTTCATGGACACAGGTGGAAACCGGTTCGGCGATCACATGGAAATATCCATCCTGTATTCTGCAAGGCAAGGAGTCGGTGGGCGAATTCTATTCGGTGGCTTTGACAAATAACATGCAACAAGCCGATACCGGCACGAAAATGATCCATATCGGCGAAGGCAGCCGTTCGACGATCATCTCGAAGGGGATTTCGGCAGGCAAGTCGCAAAATTGCTATCGCGGGCTTGTGCGGATGCAACCAGGTGCCGAGAATGCGCGTAACTTTACGCAATGTGACTCGCTTCTGGTGGGTGATAAATGTGGTGCGCATACGGTGCCCTATATCGTCTCGCGCAACCCCAGTGCCAAAATCGAACATGAGGCGACAACGTCGCGCATTTCCGAAGATCAGCTGTTTTATTGTCTGCAACGCGGCATCAATGAAGAAGATGCCGTGTCTTTGATCGTCAATGGCTTCTGCAAGGAAGTGATGAAGGAATTGCCGATGGAATTTGCCGTCGAAGCACAGAAACTTATTGGAATCAGCCTTGAAGGCTCGGTTGGTTAA
- the sufD gene encoding Fe-S cluster assembly protein SufD produces the protein MLASTMQPNLDQMTGLGGVRSDALARWQASGWPDANVEAWRFTRLGAVIARDLVPAIQGGETGRETSATIAKIAAEMQAHVIRFYNGMIDVASLDGLPDGMVATHSLTSDFDAIAAEVAGLAPNDHPVGNLSLAAMSSGLRLSVAAGVQITQPVLLAFEGDGENVSAHPVLMVDVGMGSAAVIAEWHQSQLGLNAPLCALRLADKARLDYAKVQAEGADSVHLAATGIALGEESVFAGFSISAGGQLARLETHVTLTGETAECGLSAIYLGRDKQHHDITTYMDHAVGHCHSNQIIRGVLDDASRGVFQGKVHVAPDAQKTDGQQMSRALLLSRKAEADAKPELEIYADDVICAHGATVGELDETQLFYLTSRGIPKAKARAMLIGAFLDDAIDVVDNAALASMLRHISDGWMADVKGVSL, from the coding sequence ATGCTGGCATCGACGATGCAGCCTAATCTTGACCAAATGACCGGACTTGGCGGTGTGCGGAGCGATGCGCTGGCACGCTGGCAAGCCAGTGGTTGGCCGGATGCCAATGTTGAAGCGTGGCGCTTTACGCGGCTTGGGGCGGTGATTGCGCGTGATCTTGTGCCTGCTATTCAAGGCGGTGAAACAGGACGTGAAACAAGCGCGACGATTGCCAAGATTGCGGCCGAGATGCAGGCGCATGTGATCCGCTTTTATAATGGCATGATTGATGTGGCTAGCCTTGACGGGCTGCCTGATGGCATGGTGGCGACACATAGTCTGACATCGGATTTTGATGCGATTGCGGCCGAGGTGGCGGGGCTTGCCCCGAACGATCATCCGGTTGGCAATCTGTCGTTAGCGGCGATGAGTTCAGGGCTGCGGCTGTCGGTTGCGGCAGGGGTGCAGATTACGCAACCAGTATTGTTGGCATTTGAAGGCGATGGTGAAAATGTGTCGGCGCATCCGGTTTTGATGGTCGATGTCGGTATGGGCAGCGCGGCGGTGATTGCCGAATGGCATCAAAGCCAGCTTGGGTTGAATGCGCCGCTTTGTGCGCTTCGTCTTGCCGATAAAGCGCGGCTTGATTATGCCAAAGTGCAGGCCGAGGGTGCCGATAGTGTGCATCTGGCGGCGACGGGTATTGCGCTGGGTGAGGAATCGGTCTTTGCCGGCTTTTCGATTTCGGCAGGTGGCCAGCTGGCACGGTTGGAAACGCATGTGACGCTGACTGGCGAAACGGCGGAATGTGGCTTGTCGGCGATCTATCTTGGTCGGGATAAACAGCATCACGATATCACCACCTATATGGATCATGCGGTTGGGCATTGCCATTCAAACCAGATTATCCGTGGGGTACTGGATGATGCGTCACGTGGAGTGTTTCAAGGCAAGGTGCATGTCGCACCCGATGCCCAGAAAACCGATGGCCAGCAGATGAGCCGTGCGTTGTTATTGTCACGCAAGGCCGAAGCCGATGCCAAACCCGAACTCGAAATCTATGCCGATGATGTGATCTGTGCGCATGGTGCCACCGTTGGTGAACTTGATGAAACGCAGCTTTTCTATCTGACCAGCCGGGGCATTCCCAAAGCGAAAGCCCGTGCCATGCTTATCGGCGCGTTTCTGGATGACGCGATTGATGTGGTGGATAATGCGGCGTTGGCTTCAATGCTTAGGCATATCAGTGATGGCTGGATGGCGGATGTCAAAGGGGTGTCGCTATGA
- the hspQ gene encoding heat shock protein HspQ, whose translation MNDKHAKFSIGAIVRHRLYPFRGVVVDVDPEFDNSEEWYNSIPAEARPEKDQPFYHLLAENADSYYTAYVSQQNLLADGENGPVGHPDIDEVFDSLDGECYVLRREAYN comes from the coding sequence ATGAACGACAAACATGCGAAATTCAGCATTGGCGCGATTGTACGGCACCGGCTGTATCCGTTTCGCGGCGTCGTTGTCGATGTCGATCCCGAATTCGACAATAGCGAAGAATGGTATAATTCGATCCCAGCCGAAGCGCGGCCAGAAAAAGACCAGCCATTCTATCATCTGCTGGCCGAAAATGCCGATAGCTATTACACCGCCTATGTCAGCCAGCAGAATCTGTTGGCCGATGGCGAGAATGGCCCGGTCGGGCATCCCGATATCGACGAGGTTTTCGACAGTCTGGATGGCGAATGCTATGTGCTGCGCCGTGAGGCCTATAACTAA
- a CDS encoding NERD domain-containing protein has product MITYLIKLLFGADPYGRARRPIPRFRGVYYNPSHKGWLGEQETSDSLHSSLDADLYSIHENVIIPSGNGRHGTTQIDHIVISAFGLFIIETKNMDGWIFGNEKQAKWTQIHYQAKHQFQNPLRQTFRQKIMLANYLGLNRRNIHELISFVGDCEFKTDMPANVLQSGVDRYIKQFDRRIFDDVDVTRINDRFAQLQAQDSISDDEHIRSIYDRHSSSTHCPRCGSALTKRTAKRGNNVGNIFLGCTGYPRCRFVKDIPDDDES; this is encoded by the coding sequence GTGATCACCTATTTAATAAAATTGTTGTTCGGGGCTGATCCTTATGGCAGGGCTAGGCGTCCTATTCCCCGATTTCGTGGTGTGTACTACAATCCATCGCACAAAGGGTGGCTTGGCGAACAGGAAACCTCTGATAGCTTGCACTCGTCGCTTGATGCTGACCTATATTCTATTCATGAGAATGTGATCATCCCCTCTGGGAATGGTCGACATGGAACAACACAAATTGATCATATTGTGATCTCTGCATTCGGGTTGTTCATAATCGAAACAAAAAACATGGATGGCTGGATTTTTGGCAATGAAAAACAGGCCAAATGGACACAGATTCACTATCAGGCAAAGCATCAATTCCAAAACCCATTGCGACAAACCTTCAGGCAAAAGATAATGCTTGCTAACTATCTTGGCTTAAATCGGCGCAATATCCACGAATTGATTTCATTTGTAGGTGATTGTGAGTTCAAAACAGATATGCCCGCTAATGTCCTTCAATCTGGCGTTGATAGATATATCAAGCAATTTGACCGCCGTATTTTTGATGACGTTGATGTGACGCGCATAAATGACCGGTTTGCCCAATTGCAAGCGCAAGACTCAATAAGCGATGATGAACATATCCGCTCAATATATGATAGGCACAGTTCATCAACGCACTGTCCGCGATGTGGTTCAGCATTGACGAAAAGAACGGCGAAGCGCGGTAATAATGTAGGCAATATTTTTCTGGGATGTACGGGCTATCCCCGATGCCGCTTTGTAAAGGATATTCCCGATGATGACGAAAGCTAA